In Cicer arietinum cultivar CDC Frontier isolate Library 1 chromosome 1, Cicar.CDCFrontier_v2.0, whole genome shotgun sequence, one DNA window encodes the following:
- the LOC101493768 gene encoding serine/threonine-protein kinase PBL27, with translation MGGCFPCFGSSNKEDTSVVKEVSKKETFKESSIPQSHHPTRVSSDKSKSRSVSDSKKETPVPKDGPTAHIAAQTFTFRELAAATKNFRPECLLGEGGFGRVYKGRLESTGQVVAVKQLDRNGLQGNREFLVEVLMLSLLHHPNLVNLIGYCADGDQRLLVYEFMPLGSLEDHLHDLPPDKEPLDWNTRMKIAAGAAKGLEYLHDKANPPVIYRDLKSSNILLDEGYHPKLSDFGLAKLGPVGDKTHVSTRVMGTYGYCAPEYAMTGQLTLKSDVYSFGVVFLELITGRKAIDNTRGHGEHNLVAWARPLFKDRRKFPKMADPLLQGRYPMRGLYQALAVAAMCLQEQAATRPLIGDVVTALTYLASQTYDPNAANTSNRVGPSTPRMRDDRRSMTDGVDSPDRGRVGSPSTRRNSPDFRKRDSREPSELSRSDTGGGGSGRKWGPDDLERQESQRDSPVSTGRGRETPRNRDLDRERAVAEARVWGENWREKKRASAMGSFDATNE, from the exons ACAAATCAAAATCACGAAGTGTCTCAGATTCTAAGAAGGAAACTCCGGTTCCAAAGGATGGTCCGACGGCACATATTGCTGCTCAAACATTTACATTCCGAGAGCTTGCAGCTGCTACAAAGAATTTTAGGCCAGAGTGCTTGTTAGGTGAAGGAGGTTTTGGTCGTGTTTACAAAGGTCGCCTTGAGAGCACAGGACAG GTAGTTGCTGTGAAACAGCTTGACCGAAATGGACTTCAAGGAAATCGAGAGTTTTTGGTGGAAGTTCTCATGCTCAGCCTCTTACATCACCCAAATCTTGTGAACTTAATTGGTTATTGCGCTGACGGTGATCAGAGGCTGCTCGTTTATGAATTCATGCCATTGGGATCTTTGGAGGATCATTTACATG ATCTTCCTCCTGACAAGGAGCCTCTAGACTGGAACACAAGGATGAAAATAGCAGCTGGTGCAGCAAAGGGATTGGAATATTTGCATGACAAGGCAAACCCCCCGGTGATATATAGAGACTTAAAATCATCCAACATCCTCCTAGACGAGGGTTATCATCCCAAGTTATCAGATTTTGGGCTGGCAAAACTCGGTCCAGTTGGTGACAAGACTCATGTATCCACGCGAGTAATGGGAACATATGGCTACTGTGCCCCAGAATATGCTATGACAGGTCAACTAACTCTGAAATCAGACGTCTATAGTTTTGGAGTTGTCTTCCTTGAACTCATTACTGGACGCAAAGCTATTGATAATACGCGTGGACATGGAGAGCATAATCTCGTCGCATGG GCACGGCCTCTTTTTAAAGACCGCAGGAAGTTCCCAAAAATGGCCGATCCTTTACTTCAAGGCCGATATCCAATGCGGGGACTGTACCAAGCACTTGCAGTTGCAGCAATGTGTTTGCAGGAACAAGCTGCAACAAGGCCTCTTATTGGAGATGTTGTGACTGCTCTCACATATCTGGCCTCTCAAACATACGACCCTAATGCAGCCAATACGTCAAACAGGGTCGGTCCATCAACCCCTAGGATGAGGGATGACAGAAGGAGCATGACAGATGGTGTGGATAGCCCTGACCGCGGACGGGTCGGTTCCCCTTCTACCCGCAGAAACTCGCCAGACTTCCGGAAGAGAGACAGTAGGGAACCAAGTGAGTTGAGCAGGAGCGACACCGGTGGCGGTGGTTCGGGAAGAAAATGGGGACCGGATGATTTGGAAAGGCAGGAATCTCAGAGAGACAGCCCTGTAAGTACCGGAAGAGGTAGAGAGACTCCGAGGAACCGAGACCTGGATAGAGAACGTGCGGTTGCGGAAGCAAGAGTATGGGGTGAGAATTGGAGAGAGAAGAAAAGAGCAAGTGCAATGGGTAGCTTTGATGCTACAAATGAGTAA
- the LOC101494614 gene encoding lipase-like isoform X1, translating into MGKTWCFILVTSLCLFAFSDGRELKARHTSKLAQYNHTLATILVEYASAVYLSDLTQLFTWTCSRCGDLTKGFEIIELVVDVEHCLQAFVGVADDPHAIIIAFRGTNEHSLQNWIEDLYWKQHEINYPDMDDAMVHRGFYMAYHNTTIRPAVLEAVERAKKFYGDIKIIATGHSMGGAMAAFCGLDLTVNQQEKNVQVMTFGQPRIGNAVFASLYSKLVPNTIRVTHEHDIVPHLPPYYYYLPQKTYQHFPREVWLYNIGLGSLVYTVEKICDGSGEDPTCSRSVSGNSIIDHMVYYGVDMGSDEPGICRIVMDSYVMSTSIRDLRGNFILSRDPATPLLKLSREFDNQEKTIDVD; encoded by the exons ATGGGGAAAACTTGGTGCTTCATATTGGTTACATCGTTATGCCTTTTTGCCTTTTCAGATGGTAGAG AACTAAAGGCTAGACATACAAGTAAACTTGCCCAGTACAATCATACTCTTGCTACAATATTAGTGGAATATGCTTCTGCG GTATACTTGTCAGATTTGACTCAACTTTTTACTTGGACATGCTCTAGATGCGGTGATTTGACCAAG GGATTTGAAATTATAGAGTTGGTTGTTGATGTCGAGCATTGCTTACAG GCGTTTGTTGGAGTGGCCGATGATCCGCATGCTATTATCATTGCATTCAGAGGAACTAATGAACACAG TTTACAGAACTGGATCGAAGATTTATATTGGAAGCAGCATGAAATTAATTATCCAGACATGGATGATGCAATG GTACATCGTGGTTTTTATATGGCATACCACAATACAACAATACGTCCTGCTGTTTTAGAGGCCGTTGAAAGAGCAAAGAAGTTTTATGGAGATATTAAAATTATAGCAACAGGGCATTCAATGGGAGGGGCAATGGCTGCGTTTTGTGGACTTGATTTAACG GTAAATcaacaagaaaaaaatgttCAGGTTATGACATTTGGACAACCTCGTATTGGGAATGCTGTTTTTGCATCTCTCTACAGCAAACTAGTTCCAAATACAATCCGAGTCACACATGAGCATGATATTGTTCCTCATTTGCCTCCATACTATTACTATTTACCGCAAAAGACATACCAACACTTCCCAAGAGAG GTATGGCTTTATAACATTGGATTAGGTAGTCTTGTGTACACGGTTGAGAAGATTTGTGATGGATCTGGTGAGGATCCAACTTGCAGCAG GTCAGTGAGTGGGAATAGCATCATAGACCACATGGTCTATTATGGTGTTGACATGGGATCAGATGAACCAGGAATATGCAGAATCGTTATGGATTCTTATGTTATGAGCACTAGCATCAGAGATTTAAGAGGAAACTTCATCTTATCTAGAGATCCTGCAACTCCCCTTCTCAAACTGAGTAGGGAGTTTGACAATCAGGAAAAGACCATTGATGTTGATTGA
- the LOC101494614 gene encoding lipase-like isoform X2 yields MVEVYLSDLTQLFTWTCSRCGDLTKGFEIIELVVDVEHCLQAFVGVADDPHAIIIAFRGTNEHSLQNWIEDLYWKQHEINYPDMDDAMVHRGFYMAYHNTTIRPAVLEAVERAKKFYGDIKIIATGHSMGGAMAAFCGLDLTVNQQEKNVQVMTFGQPRIGNAVFASLYSKLVPNTIRVTHEHDIVPHLPPYYYYLPQKTYQHFPREVWLYNIGLGSLVYTVEKICDGSGEDPTCSRSVSGNSIIDHMVYYGVDMGSDEPGICRIVMDSYVMSTSIRDLRGNFILSRDPATPLLKLSREFDNQEKTIDVD; encoded by the exons ATGGTAGAG GTATACTTGTCAGATTTGACTCAACTTTTTACTTGGACATGCTCTAGATGCGGTGATTTGACCAAG GGATTTGAAATTATAGAGTTGGTTGTTGATGTCGAGCATTGCTTACAG GCGTTTGTTGGAGTGGCCGATGATCCGCATGCTATTATCATTGCATTCAGAGGAACTAATGAACACAG TTTACAGAACTGGATCGAAGATTTATATTGGAAGCAGCATGAAATTAATTATCCAGACATGGATGATGCAATG GTACATCGTGGTTTTTATATGGCATACCACAATACAACAATACGTCCTGCTGTTTTAGAGGCCGTTGAAAGAGCAAAGAAGTTTTATGGAGATATTAAAATTATAGCAACAGGGCATTCAATGGGAGGGGCAATGGCTGCGTTTTGTGGACTTGATTTAACG GTAAATcaacaagaaaaaaatgttCAGGTTATGACATTTGGACAACCTCGTATTGGGAATGCTGTTTTTGCATCTCTCTACAGCAAACTAGTTCCAAATACAATCCGAGTCACACATGAGCATGATATTGTTCCTCATTTGCCTCCATACTATTACTATTTACCGCAAAAGACATACCAACACTTCCCAAGAGAG GTATGGCTTTATAACATTGGATTAGGTAGTCTTGTGTACACGGTTGAGAAGATTTGTGATGGATCTGGTGAGGATCCAACTTGCAGCAG GTCAGTGAGTGGGAATAGCATCATAGACCACATGGTCTATTATGGTGTTGACATGGGATCAGATGAACCAGGAATATGCAGAATCGTTATGGATTCTTATGTTATGAGCACTAGCATCAGAGATTTAAGAGGAAACTTCATCTTATCTAGAGATCCTGCAACTCCCCTTCTCAAACTGAGTAGGGAGTTTGACAATCAGGAAAAGACCATTGATGTTGATTGA
- the LOC101494088 gene encoding ISWI chromatin-remodeling complex ATPase CHR11: protein MAKPSKPQASSDEAFSNSSSSSEEEQVNEQINEKEDEEELEAVARPASSDDDEVAGDNPPDSDDDPAAAEDGDDDEQGEDNEVPAISQREKARLREMQKMKKQKVQEILDAQNAAIEADMNNRGKGRLKYLLQQTELFAHFAKGDQSSSQKKSRGGGRHASKVTEEEEDEEYLKDEEDGVANTRLVTQPSCIQGKMRDYQLAGLNWLIRLYENGINGILADEMGLGKTLQTISLMGYLHEFRGIKGPHMVVAPKSTLGNWMNEIRRFCPVLRAVKFLGNPEERRHIREDLLVAGKFDVCVTSFEMAIKEKSTLRRFSWRYIIIDEAHRIKNENSLLSKTMRIYNTNYRLLITGTPLQNNLHELWSLLNFLLPEIFSSAETFDEWFQISGENDQQEVVQQLHKVLRPFLLRRLKSDVEKGLPPKKETILKVGMSQMQKQYYKALLQKDLEVVNAGGERKRLLNIAMQLRKCCNHPYLFQGAEPGPPYTTGDHLITNAGKMVLLDKLLPKLKERDSRVLIFSQMTRLLDILEDYLMFRGYQYCRIDGNTGGDDRDASIDAFNKPGSEKFVFLLSTRAGGLGINLATADVVILYDSDWNPQVDLQAQDRAHRIGQKKEVQVFRFCTEYTIEEKVIERAYKKLALDALVIQQGRLAEQKTVNKDELLQMVRFGAEMVFSSKDSTITDEDIDRIIAKGEEATAELDAKMKKFTEDAIKFKMDDTAELYDFDDEKDESKLDFKKIVSENWIEPPKRERKRNYSESEYFKQTMRQGGPTKPKEPRIPRMPQLHDFQFFNTQRLTELYEKEVRYLMQTHQKNQVKDSIDVDEPEDMGEQLTAEELEEKERLLEEGFSSWSRKDFNTFLRACEKYGRNDIESIASEMEGKSEEEVERYAKVFRERYRELNDYDRIIKNIERGEARISRKDEIMKAIGKKLDRYKNPWLELKIQYGQNKGKLYNEECDRFMICMVHKLGYGNWDELKAAFRTSPLFRFDWFVKSRTTQELARRCDTLIRLVEKENQEYDERERQARKEKKLAKSMTPTKRALARQTESPSSAKKRKQLTMDDYANTGKRRK from the exons ATGGCTAAACCTTCGAAACCACAAGCTTCTTCCGACGAAGCATTCTCCAATTCTTCGAGTTCATCGGAGGAAGAGCAAGTGAATGAACAGATAAACGAGAAAGAAGATGAAGAGGAGTTGGAGGCTGTAGCTCGTCCAGCTAGTTCGGACGACGATGAAGTCGCCGGAGATAATCCGCCGGACTCCGATGATGATCCTGCTGCTGCTGAAGACGGTGATGACGATGAACAG GGAGAAGATAATGAAGTTCCTGCAATCAGCCAACGTGAGAAGGCTAGACTAAGAGAAATGCAAAAAATGAAGAAACAGAAAGTTCAGGAGATATTGGATGCTCAAAATGCAGCCATCGAGGCTGACATG AACAATAGAGGAAAGGGGCGTTTGAAGTATCTCTTACAGCAGACTGAGCTGTTTGCGCATTTCGCAAAAGGCGATCAATCCTCATCTCAAAAGAAGTCAAGAGGAGG GGGTCGCCATGCATCAAAAGTGACCGAGGAAGAGGAAGATGAAGAGTACTTgaaagatgaagaagatggtGTTGCAAACACCCGTTTGGTGACACAACCATCAT GTATTCAAGGGAAGATGAGGGATTACCAATTGGCTGGACTAAACTGGCTCATACGTTTGTATGAGAATGGAATAAATGGAATTTTGGCTGATGAGATG GGGCTTGGTAAAACATTGCAAACTATATCTTTAATGGGTTACTTGCATGAATTCAGAGGGATCAAAGGTCCTCACATGGTGGTTGCTCCAAAATCAACTCTTGGGAATTGGATGAATGAGATCCGTCGCTTTTGTCCTGTTTTGCGTGCTGTAAAATTCCTTGGCAACCCTGAAGAAAGG AGACATATAAGAGAGGATTTGTTGGTTGCTGGGAAGTTTGATGTTTGTGTTACAAGTTTTGAAATGGCTATCAAGGAGAAGTCTACTCTGCGTCGATTTAGTTGGCGCTACATAATTATTGATGAAGCTCATCGAATCAAGAATGAGAATTCATTGCTGTCTAAAACAATGAGGATTTACAACACAAACTATCGCCTCCTTATTACTGGCACACCACTTCAG AATAATCTTCATGAACTTTGGTCTCTTCTCAATTTTCTTCTTCCCGAAATTTTTAGTTCCGCGGAAACCTTTGATGAATGGTTTCAAATCTCTGGTGAAAATGACCAACAGGAGGTTGTTCAACAATTACATAAG GTCCTCCGACCATTTCTCCTTCGAAGGTTGAAGTCAGATGTTGAGAAAGGGTTGCCCCCGAAAAAAGAAACCATTCTTAAAGTGGGCATGTCACAAATGCAGAAACAATATTATAAAGCACTTCTGCAGAAGGATCTCGAGGTCGTTAATGCTGGCGGAGAGCGGAAGCGCCTCCTGAATATAGCTATGCAACTACGTAAATGTTGTAATCATCCATATCTTTTCCAAGGTGCTGAACCTGGTCCTCCCTATACAACAGGAGACCATCTCATTACTAATGCTG GCAAAATGGTTCTGTTGGATAAGTTACTTCCTAAATTAAAAGAGCGTGATTCTAGGGTCCTTATATTTTCACAG ATGACTAGGCTGCTAGACATACTTGAAGATTATTTAATGTTTCGTGGATATCAATATTGTCGCATAGATGGCAATACTGGTGGGGATGATCGTGATGCCTCCATTGATGCTTTCAACAAACCAGGAAGTGAGAAATTTGTGTTCTTATTATCAACCCGAGCCGGAGGTCTTGGTATTAATCTTGCTACTGCTGATGTCGTCATTCTGTATGATAGTGACTG GAACCCACAAGTTGATTTGCAGGCTCAGGATCGTGCTCATAGGATAGGTCAAAAGAAAGAAGTTCAAGTTTTCCGTTTTTGCACTGAG TATACAATTGAGGAGAAAGTAATTGAAAGGGCTTACAAAAAGCTTGCACTTGATGCTCTGGTGATTCAACAGGGGCGATTGGCCGAGCAGAAGA CGGTAAATAAAGACGAGTTGCTTCAAATGGTTAGATTTGGGGCTGAAATGGTTTTCAGTTCCAAGGATAGTACTATTACAGACGAGGATATTGATAGAATTATTGCTAAAGGAGAAGAAGCAACTGCAGAGCTTGATGCCAAGATGAAGAAATTTACTGAAGATGCAATCAAATTTAAGATGGATGACA CTGCCGAATTATATGACTTTGATGATGAGAAG gATGAGAGCAAACttgatttcaaaaaaattgtgagTGAAAACTGGATTGAGCCACCAAAAAGGGAGCGGAAGCGCAA TTACTCAGAGTCTGAATACTTCAAGCAAACCATGCGCCAAGGAGGTCCCACTAAACCCAAGGAGCCTCGCATTCCTAGGATGCCTCAGCT GCACGATTTCCAGTTTTTCAACACTCAAAGGCTGACTGAGCTGTATGAAAAGGAAGTACGCTATCTCATG CAAACACATCAGAAGAATCAGGTAAAGGACTCGATAGATGTTGATGAACCAGAAG ATATGGGAGAACAATTGACTGCTGAAGAGTTGGAAGAAAAGGAACGCCTACTTGAAGAG GGATTTTCATCATGGAGCCGAAAAGATTTTAATACCTTCCTCAGGGCCTGTGAGAAATATGGTCGAAATGATATTGAAAGTATTGCTTCTGAGATGGAAGGAAAATCTGAGGAGGAAGTTGAAAGATATGCAAAGGTCTTCAGAGAAAGATACAGGGAACTAAATG ATTATGACAGAATAATCAAAAACATTGAGAGGGGGGAGGCTAGAATTTCTCGGAAGGATGAGATCATGAAAGCTATCGGAAAGAAATTGGACCGCTACAAGAATCCTTGGTTAGAATTGAAGATACAGTATGGGCAAAACAAAGGGAAGTTATACAATGAAGAATGCGACAGATTCATG ATATGCATGGTTCACAAACTTGGCTATGGGAACTGGGATGAGTTGAAGGCAGCATTTCGAACTTCACCCTTGTTTAGATTTGATTGGTTTGTTAAGTCTCGCACAACACAGGAACTGGCAAGGAGGTGTGACACTCTTATTCGGCTGGTAGAAAAGGAAAACCAGGAATACGATGAGAGGGAGAGACAAGCTCGCAAAGAGAAGAAACTTGCCAAG AGCATGACTCCAACAAAACGGGCTTTGGCAAGACAGACTGAGAGTCCGTCTTCTGCGAAGAAGCGAAAGCAGTTAACTATGGATGATTATGCTAACACG GGGAAGAGGAGAAAATAA
- the LOC101494615 gene encoding uncharacterized protein, with translation MGCGKSKHDVASGNTTTLHRKKSSVTFKEEQESKTQTSDVNNNVDNNVSSVVEMEEKENEVGVEEGDKEEVNDVEDEVINVKDEEKTNDEEKKEDDVVEGTFDEVEKNDDTLIENNDEKINYVEEIVAVAEEEKNIAEENKKENVNAEEDVLPTEEVIEDTNVSTTEAKGENN, from the exons atgggtTGTGGAAAATCAAAACATGATGTAGCTTCAGGAAACACCACCACCCTCCATCGCAAAAAATCAAGTGTCACCTTCAAAGAAGAACAAGAAAGTAAGACACAGACAAGTGACGTAAACAACAATGTTGACAATAATGTAAGTTCAGTTGTGGAAATGGAAGAGAAGGAAAATGAAGTTGGCGTTGAAGAAGGTGATAAGGAAGAAGTTAATGATGTTGAAGATGAAGTTATCAATGTTAAAGACGAAGAGAAGACAAATGATGAAGAAAAGAAGGAGGATGATGTTGTAGAGGGAACTTTCGATGAAGTTGAGAAAAATGATGATACATTGATAGAGAATAATGATgagaaaatcaattatgttgAAGAAATTGTCGCTGTTGCcgaagaagagaaaaatattgctgaagaaaataaaaaag AAAATGTAAATGCAGAGGAAGATGTTTTGCCTACAGAAGAAGTTATAGAAGACACAAATGTTTCGACCACCGAAGCTAAAGGTGAAAATAATTAA